A single region of the Pararhodospirillum photometricum DSM 122 genome encodes:
- the cobA gene encoding uroporphyrinogen-III C-methyltransferase, which produces MEHCLSLSRLSPVLPPLKPGWVWLVGAGPGDPGLLTLLAVHALAEADVVVHDALIDGRVLGLARPGATLIHAGKRGGQPSPSQPDISQRLVELARANLRVVRLKGGDPFIFGRGAEEAQVLAQAGVPFRVVPGVTAGIGGLAYAGIPATTRDTNAAVTFVTGHAASGDVPDALDWAALARLPVLVFYMAHKHLATIVGHLKAGGRSGDAPAAFLVDATTATQKVYRTTLDQAVADRDRLGVVPPALFVVGDVVPLADRLAWWTPPEPVGAEAWASPFLSHGAPGLDP; this is translated from the coding sequence ATGGAACACTGTCTCTCTCTGTCGCGCCTGTCCCCCGTCCTGCCGCCGCTCAAGCCCGGCTGGGTGTGGCTGGTCGGCGCTGGTCCAGGCGATCCCGGCCTGTTGACCCTTCTTGCCGTCCACGCCCTGGCCGAGGCCGACGTGGTGGTCCACGATGCCCTGATCGACGGTCGGGTGCTAGGGCTGGCCCGTCCCGGGGCCACCTTGATCCACGCGGGCAAGCGCGGGGGCCAGCCCTCGCCCAGTCAGCCCGACATCTCGCAGCGCCTCGTCGAACTGGCCCGCGCCAACCTGCGCGTCGTGCGCTTGAAAGGCGGCGATCCGTTCATTTTCGGACGCGGCGCCGAGGAGGCCCAGGTTCTGGCCCAGGCTGGCGTGCCGTTTCGTGTGGTGCCCGGCGTCACGGCTGGCATCGGTGGGCTGGCCTATGCCGGCATCCCGGCCACCACCCGCGATACCAACGCGGCCGTGACCTTTGTCACCGGCCATGCCGCCAGCGGCGACGTCCCCGATGCGCTGGACTGGGCGGCCCTGGCCCGCCTGCCCGTCCTGGTCTTTTACATGGCCCACAAGCATCTGGCGACCATCGTCGGCCACCTGAAGGCCGGGGGCCGCTCCGGCGACGCGCCGGCCGCCTTCCTCGTCGATGCCACGACCGCCACCCAAAAGGTCTATCGCACGACCCTGGATCAGGCGGTGGCCGATCGTGACCGCCTGGGCGTGGTCCCCCCGGCCCTCTTCGTGGTCGGCGATGTCGTTCCGTTGGCCGATCGCTTGGCGTGGTGGACGCCGCCCGAGCCCGTGGGCGCCGAGGCCTGGGCCTCGCCCTTCCTCTCCCACGGCGCCCCAGGCTTGGATCCCTGA
- a CDS encoding tetratricopeptide repeat protein — protein sequence MIRPSFGLASEIPMADLETTLANGFSFLDAGQVAQAEQCFRAVLTQAPQTPRALTGLGLVALRAGQGEPAQALLEQALRLDPRDARAREALLEAVARTVRPEDPVGLMRLGRALAEAGDAHGAREAYVAALVRDPLTTEARFLVNRQLPRVYQSAEDMARWRARFATAVQGLDAALHPQSPQEAEPLLRALLLRSNFELAYQGQDDRPLQEVWGRLVTRVTAAAFPDLAQRPAARPLAGRADPRLRIGYASSCFSSHTIALLFNSWIRRLDRSAFKVHVYVLGGKRDSATEILLNAADVGRDLRAAPLGDDARTLRADELDILIYPDLGMDARSFLLASLPLAPVQGVSWGHPVTTGLPSIDWFLSSEAMEPAGAEAFYSERLVRLPRLSIAYTPTPVDNEKSRAALGLPSGVLYLCVQALQKYLPAYDGLFPAIARHVPEARFVFIEHGTMSVANRLFRERLERAFRAAGLDPAAHLVFLPWLDWRDYLALNGAGDVFLDSVEWSGGNTTLEALSRGVPPVTLPRGFMRGRHTAAMLSLMGLNELIARDLDDYVRIAVRLGQDSSWRRQMREAVVARRAHVFEDNGAVRALEDFYRQAHALSLAPGWGGASRH from the coding sequence ATGATCCGGCCTTCCTTTGGCCTTGCGAGCGAAATCCCCATGGCGGATCTTGAGACAACTCTGGCAAACGGATTTTCTTTTTTGGACGCTGGACAGGTGGCCCAGGCGGAGCAGTGCTTTCGCGCCGTGTTGACGCAGGCCCCCCAGACGCCGCGCGCCCTGACCGGCCTAGGCCTCGTTGCCTTGCGGGCGGGGCAGGGGGAGCCGGCCCAGGCCCTGCTGGAGCAGGCGCTGCGCCTGGACCCCCGCGACGCACGCGCGCGCGAGGCGTTGCTGGAGGCGGTGGCGCGCACCGTGCGGCCCGAGGATCCGGTGGGGTTGATGCGCTTGGGACGAGCCTTGGCCGAGGCCGGCGACGCCCACGGCGCCCGAGAAGCCTACGTGGCTGCCCTGGTACGCGACCCACTCACGACGGAGGCCCGCTTTCTGGTCAACCGTCAACTCCCCAGGGTGTACCAGTCGGCGGAAGACATGGCGCGCTGGCGGGCGCGCTTTGCCACGGCGGTCCAGGGATTGGATGCTGCCTTGCACCCGCAATCGCCGCAAGAGGCCGAGCCCCTGCTGCGCGCCTTGCTGCTGCGCAGTAACTTCGAGCTGGCCTACCAGGGGCAAGACGATCGCCCTTTGCAAGAGGTGTGGGGGCGGCTGGTCACACGGGTGACGGCCGCCGCCTTTCCCGATCTGGCCCAGCGGCCCGCCGCCCGTCCCCTGGCCGGGCGCGCCGACCCCCGGCTGCGGATTGGCTATGCCTCGTCGTGTTTCAGCAGCCACACCATCGCGTTGCTGTTCAATTCCTGGATCCGGCGGCTCGACCGCTCGGCCTTCAAGGTCCATGTGTACGTGTTGGGCGGCAAGCGCGACAGCGCCACCGAAATCCTGCTCAACGCGGCCGACGTGGGGCGGGATCTCCGGGCCGCGCCGCTCGGCGACGATGCCCGAACCCTGCGGGCCGATGAATTGGATATCCTGATTTATCCTGACCTTGGCATGGATGCGCGCAGTTTTCTGCTGGCCTCGCTGCCGCTGGCGCCGGTTCAGGGGGTGTCGTGGGGCCACCCGGTGACCACGGGCCTGCCGTCGATCGACTGGTTCCTAAGCTCCGAGGCCATGGAGCCGGCCGGGGCGGAGGCGTTTTATTCCGAGCGCCTTGTGCGGCTGCCCCGCCTGTCGATCGCCTATACCCCGACTCCGGTTGACAATGAAAAGAGCCGCGCCGCCCTCGGACTGCCTTCGGGGGTGCTCTACCTCTGCGTCCAGGCCCTGCAAAAATACTTGCCGGCCTACGACGGCCTGTTCCCGGCCATTGCCCGGCACGTGCCCGAGGCTCGTTTTGTCTTTATCGAGCACGGCACCATGAGTGTCGCCAACCGCCTGTTTCGCGAGCGCTTGGAGCGCGCCTTTCGGGCGGCGGGCCTCGACCCGGCGGCGCACTTGGTGTTCCTGCCCTGGCTGGACTGGCGCGACTACTTGGCGCTCAACGGCGCCGGCGACGTTTTCCTGGATTCCGTCGAGTGGTCGGGCGGTAACACCACCTTAGAGGCGCTCTCGCGGGGCGTGCCCCCCGTGACCTTGCCGCGGGGGTTCATGCGCGGGCGCCATACGGCCGCCATGCTGTCGCTGATGGGACTAAACGAGTTGATTGCCCGCGATCTTGACGACTATGTGCGCATCGCCGTGCGCCTGGGTCAGGATTCGTCGTGGCGCCGCCAGATGCGCGAGGCCGTCGTGGCGCGCCGGGCGCATGTTTTTGAAGACAATGGCGCGGTGCGGGCGCTGGAAGACTTCTACCGGCAGGCACATGCCTTGTCCCTGGCTCCGGGATGGGGCGGGGCAAGCCGGCACTAA
- a CDS encoding ribonuclease HII, with protein MPDLSLERALGGRVAGLDEVGRGPLAGPVVAAAVVLPQGGLAGDLAAAIDDSKRLTDRARRTLAQALRQTEGIAFALGAASVAEIDQLNILQASLLAMRRAFWRLEATGGRVEAALVDGRHVPVLPCPARAVVGGDGISLSIAAASIIAKVVRDDLMRTLAGRYPGYGWEHNAGYGTRVHKEGLNTLGATPHHRRSFAPVRAALEEGRGENREE; from the coding sequence ATGCCGGATCTGAGCTTGGAGCGGGCCCTGGGCGGACGCGTGGCGGGGTTGGACGAGGTGGGACGGGGGCCTCTGGCCGGCCCCGTGGTCGCGGCGGCCGTGGTCTTGCCGCAAGGCGGCCTCGCCGGCGATCTGGCCGCGGCTATTGATGATTCCAAACGGCTCACCGATCGGGCCCGCCGAACCCTGGCGCAGGCCTTGCGCCAGACCGAGGGGATTGCCTTTGCCCTGGGGGCTGCGTCGGTGGCGGAAATCGACCAACTCAACATTTTGCAGGCGTCCTTGCTGGCCATGCGCCGGGCCTTCTGGCGACTGGAGGCAACGGGCGGGCGGGTGGAGGCGGCCTTGGTCGATGGCCGGCACGTGCCGGTCTTGCCCTGTCCGGCGCGGGCGGTGGTGGGGGGCGATGGCATTTCGTTATCCATTGCCGCCGCCAGCATTATCGCTAAAGTTGTTCGCGATGACCTCATGAGGACCCTGGCCGGCCGCTATCCCGGGTATGGGTGGGAGCATAACGCGGGCTACGGAACCCGCGTGCATAAAGAGGGTTTAAACACCCTTGGGGCGACCCCTCATCATCGCCGTTCCTTTGCCCCGGTGCGGGCCGCCTTGGAGGAGGGGAGGGGGGAGAATCGGGAGGAGTGA